The region GTCTGTAATGTATGGACCTGGaaaatcataataaaaaaaagaattaaaaaaaaatatatatcaatcTTTCAGGAATGTACAAGACATTCCCAAATACACACAGGCATAATTAAATCCACTCTTATCTTCATTTGACTACCCACTGCCCGCCCTCCACTGTACTGAACAGCCTGCAGGCTCAGAGCACTACAATTTATGACTCCACAACATGCAGACTTTCCCCTTCAATTTCAGCACTGTGCAGTTATACATCTCAGAGTTGGGACATGTGTCTCCCTTAGTGTCAGTCAGTGTTTTAGAAGTACAAAGGAATATTATGGGGAAGCAGCAAGCCATTAGCCCGCCACCAGATAGTCTACTGTACCATTAGCCCATGTCACTGTGGGCCTCTGTTGAAAAGGTCTCCTCCCAGTGTTGACATGGAGGAGCAGCTGGCAGTTTGGACCACACTGCTCTGCTTCCATATAAGTGGGAGGTAGGATTATCACTCTAACTCAGACAACTGAGTTTTTAAGCAAGCAGCTTTGCACTTGTTTTATTACAGTTTAATTACAGAATTGTGCTTGGTTGGAGTCTCTCACTCATATTTCACTTGTGCTCTCACAATTGTTTTTTACAAAGACTGACACATAAATACAGCTTTTCTATGTGCACCAGCCTTCGGTCTTGCAGTGTGGGTGGGCATGTTCCTAAAATGCACTGGTGCACCTAAAGATAACACGGACTTCCTCGTGGGAAGAACTGGCTTAGATTCCAGTCTAGCACACTCAGCTATTTTCTATTCTTACCTTCTGAAGATATGATATTTTTGTATATAGTTGGTTTTGCAGAACACAGTACAGTGATGATGTGCttgaataaaaaatagaaaaagaaaataggcATGGGGAAGATGAAGCACTCTGTATAACCACAACTCTGACTCGGCATCACAGTGCAGTTGTACATATGCAACAATAGACTGTCAACTTCCCCATTTCCATGAGTGGTTAAAACAAATACCTTGATGTGTCTCAACAGAAAGAATTGAGACCAAAGTACTTACTCAACGTCATGCTCAAATGTGCAAATGTGTAACTGACAGGTTGATGTTCATTTCATTTACAGGATGAAACATCGTCTACAACGGGGAATACAAATAACTGGAAGGCTCTTTAAGAAGGCGACTGGAGACTTGCAAGATTGGCAGAACCCATTAAGAAGCAGTCTGTAAAAGCATATCCAGGCACAGCTACATCCAAGAATGAGGATCAAATATACAATACCCATCGTCTTTATTGTGGCACTTGTTATCATTGAGAAGGAAAACAACATTATCTCAAGGTAAGTCCATTTCAGTGATCAATGGAGTGCTTTAATAATTCCCAGCAGGTTTGTGTGTTTAAGcttttaacaaatatttaacaaaaaCCCCTTCAGCAACACAAAATTGCTGCAAATGTTGAGTTAAATAACACAGCTATGACTTCTTTCTGTTAACTTTGAAAGATAATAAAACTCTGTGACTCCTCTCGCACTTTTAGGGTGTCAGATAAGCTCACCTTAAAGCAGACCCCCCAGACCCCTCTACAGCCCAGTGGTTTCTCCCACATACTGCTGAAGCACAATGGTTCCTTTACCTCACTCAGCAAGATGGACTCTGCCTTCACGCTGATGAAGCGGCGCCTGGAGAACTACAGCCAGCACCAGGAGGTGGTGACAAGGGGCAGGAAACACATCCTCCTGTTAGCTACCACCCGGACGGGCTCCTCGTTTGTGGGCGAGTTTTTCAACCAGCAGGGCGACAACATGTTTTACCTGTTTGAGCCGTTGTGGCATGTGGAGAAGATGTTGACGCTGGAGACCGGTGGCACCAACGCCACAGCAGCAGCCAAGGCATACCGCGAGGTGCTTCAGCAGCTCTTGCTGTGTGACTTCACCCTGCTGGAAAGCTTCATCGACCCCGTCCCTGTGGACCACATCACCACTGCCCTCTTCCGCAGGGAGTCCAGCAGCTCTCTGTGTGAGGAGTCGGTCTGCAGCCCCGTCATCAAAGGGGTCTTTGAGCGTTATCGCTGCAAGACCAGACGCTGTGGGCCCCTGAACCTGACCATGGCATCTGAGTCCTGCCTCCAAAAGGAGCACAGGGCCATCAAGTCAGTGAGGGTGCGGCAGCTGGAGAATCTTCGTCCTCTGACTGAGGATCCACGCCTTGATGTGAAATTCATTCAGCTTGTTCGGGATCCTCGAGCTGTACTGGCCTCACGCATGGTGGCCTTTGCAGCCAAATACAAGAACTGGAAGCAGTGGGCTATGGATGGGGATGTGCCCATTGATGATGATGAGGTGAGAAAGCTGAAAGGGAACTGTGACAACATCAGGATGTCAGCGGAGATCGGCCTCAGACAGCCACCGTGGCTGCGCAGGCGTTACATGCTGGTGCGGTACGAGGACATTGCTCGGTTCCCCATGACGAAAGCAACAGAGATGTACAAGTTTACTGGAATCCCGTTCACTCCACAAGTGAAATCCTGGATCCTGAAGAACACCCAGGCCTCCAAGGAGACAAGCGGTGTTTACTCGACACAGAAAAACTCCTCCGAACAAGTAGAGAAATGGAGGTTCAGTTTACCATTTAAAATAGCCCAGGTTGTACAAAAAGTTTGTGGACCAACGCTGAAGCTTTTTGGATATAAATTTGTAAGCAGTGAGGAAATGCTAACAGATAAGTCTATTAGTTTGATTCAGGACAAAGTGTTCAACTTTTTGTAGACTTTGACGGACATGAAcggaaaaaaacaaccttcCAGAAAACTCT is a window of Sander vitreus isolate 19-12246 chromosome 21, sanVit1, whole genome shotgun sequence DNA encoding:
- the chst3b gene encoding carbohydrate sulfotransferase 3b, whose product is MRIKYTIPIVFIVALVIIEKENNIISRVSDKLTLKQTPQTPLQPSGFSHILLKHNGSFTSLSKMDSAFTLMKRRLENYSQHQEVVTRGRKHILLLATTRTGSSFVGEFFNQQGDNMFYLFEPLWHVEKMLTLETGGTNATAAAKAYREVLQQLLLCDFTLLESFIDPVPVDHITTALFRRESSSSLCEESVCSPVIKGVFERYRCKTRRCGPLNLTMASESCLQKEHRAIKSVRVRQLENLRPLTEDPRLDVKFIQLVRDPRAVLASRMVAFAAKYKNWKQWAMDGDVPIDDDEVRKLKGNCDNIRMSAEIGLRQPPWLRRRYMLVRYEDIARFPMTKATEMYKFTGIPFTPQVKSWILKNTQASKETSGVYSTQKNSSEQVEKWRFSLPFKIAQVVQKVCGPTLKLFGYKFVSSEEMLTDKSISLIQDKVFNFL